A genomic window from Sceloporus undulatus isolate JIND9_A2432 ecotype Alabama chromosome 9, SceUnd_v1.1, whole genome shotgun sequence includes:
- the SHE gene encoding SH2 domain-containing adapter protein E, translating to MAAKWFKEFPSNLKTVSERTKPGGTNLGKLCSASRKSLGPTEAGTASLPGKNRKNSATELGGPRALLGPGKDGGSGKLSRDNLQGLLQAAAGKMRKNSRVDGAPLEDPARGVPKGNAGCGTYINRLIKVDAHEKNGKNYTGNAPSPAPVPVPEPEKAKQETVIILEDYADPYDAKRTKGQRDAERLGENDGYMEPYDAQQMITEIRRRGSKDPLVKAILLLDEPTEPGTKADPAAKRSGAKPPQLYDTPYEPAETGPKAEARLPENDDRPPTEYEQPWEWKKDQIVKALSVQFDGSERPTASKMEETSALPRQQHRRQRSWPSKMVKPTPTTEAGADGERVDPALALEKQPWFHGAITRVEAESRLQPCREAGYLVRTSETGTSKYSIALKTSQGCVHIIVAQTKDHKYTLDQTSGLFDSVPEVVHYYSAEKLPFKGAEHMTLRYPVPIPAKCH from the exons ATGGCGGCCAAGTGGTTCAAGGAGTTCCCGTCCAACTTGAAAACGGTGTCCGAACGCACCAAGCCGGGTGGCACCAACCTCGGCAAGTTGTGCAGTGCCTCCCGCAAGAGCCTGGGCCCGACCGAAGCGGGCACGGCTTCACTGCCCGGAAAGAACCGTAAAAACTCAGCCACCGAACTGGGTGGCCCACGGGCACTTCTTGGGCCGGGAAAGGATGGTGGAAGCGGCAAGCTTTCCCGGGACAACCTCCAAGGCCTCCTTCAAGCCGCCGCAGGGAAGATGCGCAAGAACTCTCGGGTGGATGGGGCACCTCTGGAGGATCCTGCCCGGGGGGTGCCCAAGGGCAATGCCGGCTGTGGGACATACATTAACCGGCTCATCAAAGTGGATGCCCAtgagaagaatgggaaaaattaTACTGGGAATGCCCCCAGCCCTGCCCCGGTTCCTGTGCCTGAGCCAGAGAAAGCCAAGCAAGAGACG GTTATTATTCTGGAAGATTACGCTGACCCCTACGATGCCAAGCGCACCAAGGGCCAGAGAGATGCTGAAAGGCTGGGAGAAAATGACGGTTATATGGAGCCCTATGACGCTCAGCAGATGATAACCG AGATCCGAAGACGGGGCTCAAAGGACCCTTTGGTCAAAGCGATCTTGCTCCTGGATGAGCCAACGGAGCCTGGGACCAAGGCAGATCCTGCTGCTAAGCGCTCTGGGGCCAAGCCCCCACAACTCTATGACACCCCCTACGAACCGGCCGAGACGGGACCCAAGGCTGAGGCTCGGCTTCCGGAGAACGATGACCGGCCGCCGACCGAGTACGAACAGCCCTGGGAATGGAAGAAAGACCAGATCGTGAAAGCTCTCTCAG tgCAGTTTGATGGGTCAGAAAGGCCCACGGCGTCCAAGATGGAAGAGACGTCAGCCTTGCCACGGCAGCAACACCGACGACAGAGGAGCTGGCCTTCCAAGATGGTGAAGCCCACGCCAACGACAGAAGCCGGAGCCGATGGGGAGCGGGTAGACCCTGCCCTCGCTTTGGAGAAACAGCC TTGGTTTCATGGTGCCATCACGCGAGTGGAGGCAGAGAGCCGGTTACAGCCGTGCCGAGAAGCAGGGTACCTAGTGCGAACTAGTGAGACAGGCACCAGCAAATACTCCATCGCCCTCAA GACCAGCCAGGGTTGTGTCCACATCATCGTGGCCCAAACCAAGGACCACAAATACACCCTCGACCAGACCAGCGGCCTCTTTGACAGCGTCCCCGAAGTAGTGCATTATTACTCCGCCGAGAAACTGCCCTTCAAAGGGGCCGAGCATATGACCCTCCGATACCCAGTTCCTATTCCGGCCAAGTGCCACTAG